DNA from Actinomycetota bacterium:
GCTTGCGCATGCTGAGCGCCCCGACGCCGTCCCGGTCGGCGAGGGCGACGGCCGCGTCGAGGACCCGCCGCCGGCTCAGGGGGATCTGGGTGGTCATCTCGAATCCTCAACGTAGGGGTTGACGAACTTACACTGTAAGTCGGGAACGAAGATGGAAACGACCACCGCCGGCAAGGACGCCGGGACGGCCACGAGCCAGGGAACCACCATGCGGGCGATCGCCCAGGACCGCTACGGCGGCCCGGACGTGCTGGAGCTCCGGGACGTCACCAGGCCGGTGCCCGGGGACGGCGAGGTGCTGATCCGGGTGCGGGCGGCCGGCCTCCACCGGGGCGACTGGCACGTCATGACCGGCCTGCCCTACCTGATCCGCCTCGTGCTCCCGACGCTCGGGCTGCGCAGGCCCAAGACCCCCGTCCTGGGCATGGACGTCGCCGGGACCGTCGAGGCGGTCGGCGGCGACGTCACCCGGTTCGAGCCCGGCGACGCGGTGTTCGGCTGGACCGACGGCGCCTTCGCCGAGTACGCCACCGCACCCGAGGACCAGCTGGCGCCCATGCCGGCCACCCTCGGCTTCGAGCAGGCCGCGGTCGTGCCCGTCTCCGGGTTCGCCGCCCTCCAGGCGCTCCGGGACGTTGGCGAGATCCAGGCCGGCCAGCGGGTCCTGGTCATCGGGGCGGCCGGCGGCGTCGGGTCGTTCGCCGTGCGGCTGGCCAAGGCGTTCGGGACCGAGGTCACCGGGGTGGGCAGCACGACCCAGCTCGACTTCATCCGCTCCCTCGGCGCCGACCACGTGATCGACTACACCCGCGAGGACGTCACCGACGGGACGCGCCACTGGGACCTGATCCTCGACACCGCTGGCCACCGTTCGCTGTCCCGGCTCCGGCGTGCCCTCACCCCGGCGGGGACGCTGGTCATCGTCGGCAGCGAAGGGCGAGGACGGTGGCTGGGAGGCTTCGACCGCAACCTCCGGGCGGTGGTGCTGTCACGGTTCGTGGGCCAGCGCCTGCGGATGCTGAGCTCCACGCCACGCCCGCGGGACCTCCAGACCCTGCGCGAGCTCGTCGAGGCCGGCAAGCTCACCCCGGTGGTCGACCGGACCTACCCGCTGGCCGAGGTTCCCGACGCCATCCGGCACATGGTGGCTGGCCACGTCCGGGGCAAGCTCGCCATCACCGTGTGAGCCGGTGGCCCGGCCTGTGTCGGGTATCACATCTCCGCCGTACCACACGGCACTGACAATCCGCTGGATCTCGACATGCTGGGGGTTGCACGGCGACACGCGCGAATGAGGAGGGGGCGATGTCGCGGTCAACGATCCCGGCCTGGCTGGCCACCGCGGGGGGCATGACGGTGCTGGTCGCCGCGACCCTGTGGATCCCGACGGTGGTGACGGTCGCGACGGGGCTGGCGGTGCTCGCGCTCAGCGCGCTGGTGCTGTACCAGGCGGCGACCAGGACGGGCACCGGCGGCGGCCACGGGCTGGCCGGCCTGGTCACCGCCGCCCTCGGGCTGCTCCTGGTCGGGCTCCTGGGCATGCCCGGCGTCGCCAGCGACACGAGCGCGCTCGACCTCAGGTGGGCCCCGCCGGCTGGCGCCGAACCGGCGCCACCCACCCCCGAGCCGGCGCCGCCCACCGAGCCGCAGCCGGACCCGGGCCAGCAGCCACAGCCGGGCCCGCTCCACCCGGCCGAGGTCGAAGCGTCGGCGTGGGCCGGTCCCAGCAAGGACGGCGCCGGCTCCACGGTGACGTTCGAGGCCGAGAACCTGGTCGACGGGCTGGCCGACACCGCCTGGCGGGTGGAGGGCGACGGCGTCGGGCACACTCTGACGTTCCGCTTCGACCGCCCGGTCCACCTGACCGCGATCGGGCTGCTGCCCGGCTACGCCAAGGTCGACCAGGTGAGCGGCGTGAACCGGTTCCGGCAGAACCGGCGGGTCACGGCCGCGACCTACACCTTCGACGGCGGCGGCCAGGGCGCCGTCACCTTCTCCGACACCGCCGAGCTGCAGCTGCACCAGGTGAACGCGGACACCACCACGGTGGTGGTCCAGATCACCGGTTCCACCAGGGCGACGGACCGCCCCTACACGGCGATCTCCGAGGTGCGGTTCGCCGGCTGGCCGATCGGCTGAAAGGCGGCAGACGAT
Protein-coding regions in this window:
- a CDS encoding NAD(P)-dependent alcohol dehydrogenase, whose protein sequence is MRAIAQDRYGGPDVLELRDVTRPVPGDGEVLIRVRAAGLHRGDWHVMTGLPYLIRLVLPTLGLRRPKTPVLGMDVAGTVEAVGGDVTRFEPGDAVFGWTDGAFAEYATAPEDQLAPMPATLGFEQAAVVPVSGFAALQALRDVGEIQAGQRVLVIGAAGGVGSFAVRLAKAFGTEVTGVGSTTQLDFIRSLGADHVIDYTREDVTDGTRHWDLILDTAGHRSLSRLRRALTPAGTLVIVGSEGRGRWLGGFDRNLRAVVLSRFVGQRLRMLSSTPRPRDLQTLRELVEAGKLTPVVDRTYPLAEVPDAIRHMVAGHVRGKLAITV
- a CDS encoding TetR/AcrR family transcriptional regulator; this translates as MTTQIPLSRRRVLDAAVALADRDGVGALSMRK